From one Brevibacterium sp. 'Marine' genomic stretch:
- the tkt gene encoding transketolase, whose product MTTLSWTELDNRAVDTARLLAADAVQKTGNGHPGTAMSLAPIAHYLYQHGLTHDPADPTWVGRDRFVLSCGHSSLTQYVQLYLAGFGLELDDLKALRTWGSLTPGHPEVGHTAGVEITTGPLGSGLASAVGMAMAARRERGLFDPEAAPGTSPFDHNIVVLASDGDLEEGVSGEASSLAGTQELSNLLVIWDDNKISIEDDTAIAFGEDTAARYAAYGWHVQHVDFTAGGDYHEDIEAFHSAVEAARADSRPSFIRLSTIIAWPAPNAQNTGGSHGAALGEDEIRATKEILGFDPEATFAVADEVLAHTRQALERGRAAHLEWDKSFAEWRSANPDNAALFDRLSKRELPAAIDAAFPVFEASEKGIATRAASGQVLNAIAETMPELWGGSADLAGSNNTLVKGEPSFLPAHRSTGAFSGHEYGRNIHFGVREFSAGLIGNGIALHGGTRPYNGTFLVFSDYQRPAVRLAALQQLPNLFVWTHDSIGLGEDGPTHQPIEHLSALRAIPGLDVVRPADANETAVAWRKILDRTDGPSGLVLTRQAVPVLDREKYAPASEAARGGYVLTDTGDQPEVAIIASGSEVAIALEAAETLQASGTAARVISMPCQEWFDAQPEDYRATVLPRTLRARVSIEAASAMSWHKYLGDAGRAVSIEHFGASADYQTLYEKFGITASAVVDAAKESINAAKAEA is encoded by the coding sequence ATGACAACTCTGTCCTGGACTGAACTCGACAATCGCGCAGTCGACACTGCCCGCCTCCTCGCCGCGGATGCGGTGCAGAAGACCGGGAACGGGCACCCGGGCACCGCCATGAGCCTGGCTCCCATCGCCCACTACCTGTATCAGCACGGACTCACTCACGACCCGGCCGACCCGACTTGGGTCGGCCGAGATCGTTTCGTCCTCTCCTGCGGTCACAGTTCGCTCACCCAGTACGTCCAGCTCTACCTGGCCGGGTTCGGGCTCGAACTCGACGATCTGAAGGCCCTGCGCACATGGGGTTCGCTGACCCCGGGCCACCCGGAGGTCGGCCACACCGCCGGTGTCGAGATCACCACGGGGCCGCTCGGCTCCGGACTTGCCTCGGCCGTGGGCATGGCCATGGCCGCGCGTCGCGAACGCGGACTCTTCGACCCCGAGGCGGCTCCCGGCACCTCACCGTTCGACCACAACATCGTCGTGCTCGCCTCCGACGGCGACCTCGAAGAGGGAGTCTCCGGTGAGGCTTCCTCGCTGGCCGGGACTCAGGAGCTGTCGAACCTGCTGGTGATCTGGGACGACAACAAGATCTCCATCGAAGACGACACCGCGATCGCCTTCGGCGAGGACACGGCCGCCCGGTACGCCGCCTACGGCTGGCACGTCCAGCACGTCGACTTCACCGCCGGCGGTGACTACCACGAGGACATCGAAGCCTTCCACTCCGCCGTCGAAGCCGCTCGCGCCGATTCCCGCCCCTCGTTCATCCGCCTGTCGACGATCATCGCCTGGCCGGCCCCGAACGCCCAGAACACCGGCGGATCCCACGGCGCGGCCCTCGGCGAGGACGAGATCCGGGCGACCAAGGAGATCCTCGGCTTCGACCCGGAGGCGACCTTCGCCGTCGCCGACGAGGTCCTCGCCCACACTCGTCAGGCCCTCGAGCGGGGTCGCGCCGCCCACCTCGAATGGGACAAGTCCTTCGCCGAATGGCGCAGCGCCAACCCGGACAACGCCGCACTCTTCGACCGTCTGTCCAAGCGCGAACTGCCCGCCGCCATCGATGCGGCCTTCCCGGTCTTCGAAGCCAGCGAGAAGGGCATCGCCACTCGTGCGGCCTCCGGTCAGGTGCTCAATGCGATCGCCGAGACCATGCCCGAGCTGTGGGGCGGCTCCGCCGACCTCGCGGGTTCGAACAACACTCTGGTCAAGGGTGAGCCGAGCTTCCTGCCCGCTCACCGGTCCACCGGTGCCTTCTCCGGACATGAGTACGGACGCAATATCCACTTCGGCGTCCGCGAGTTCTCCGCCGGTCTCATCGGCAACGGCATCGCCCTCCACGGCGGAACCCGCCCGTACAACGGCACGTTCCTCGTCTTCAGCGACTACCAGCGTCCGGCCGTGCGTCTGGCCGCTCTCCAGCAGCTGCCGAACCTGTTCGTGTGGACGCACGATTCGATCGGCCTCGGCGAGGACGGACCGACCCATCAGCCGATCGAGCACCTCTCCGCACTGCGCGCCATCCCCGGCCTCGACGTCGTCCGACCGGCCGATGCGAACGAGACCGCGGTCGCATGGCGGAAGATCCTCGACCGTACGGACGGACCCAGCGGACTCGTTCTCACCCGCCAGGCCGTGCCGGTCCTCGACCGTGAGAAGTACGCTCCCGCCTCCGAAGCCGCACGCGGCGGCTATGTGCTCACCGATACCGGCGACCAGCCCGAGGTGGCCATCATCGCCAGCGGTTCCGAGGTCGCCATCGCCCTCGAAGCAGCCGAGACTCTGCAGGCATCGGGCACAGCAGCACGCGTCATCTCCATGCCGTGCCAGGAATGGTTCGACGCGCAGCCGGAGGACTACCGGGCTACGGTGCTGCCGCGTACGCTGAGGGCCCGCGTGAGCATCGAAGCCGCCTCGGCGATGAGCTGGCACAAGTACCTCGGCGATGCCGGACGTGCCGTGTCCATCGAGCACTTCGGCGCCTCCGCGGACTACCAGACCCTGTACGAGAAGTTCGGCATCACGGCCTCGGCCGTCGTCGACGCAGCCAAGGAATCCATCAACGCAGCAAAGGCGGAAGCATGA